One window of Methanorbis furvi genomic DNA carries:
- the uvrA gene encoding excinuclease ABC subunit UvrA, with product MKNLTIKGARQHNLQNITLELPRDKLVVVTGVSGSGKSTLAFDTIYAEGQRRYVESLSSYARQFLGIMNKPDVDSIEGLSPAISIEQKTTSKNPRSTVGTVTEIYDYLRLLYARVGVPYCPKHQVKIQSRTPEQIADAITAEFPAGSMITIFAPIIRKKKGTYEQLFRDLNADGFTRVRVDEEIFRTDDEIKLARYVMHNIDIVVDRLDPADRSRLVEAIESALKRAEDGLVYAAGAEGPDAVYSARMACPICGLSFEELQPRMFSFNSPFGACPTCNGLGIQMKFDPELIIPDKTKSIADGAVAIYRNFLDGYRVQYLDAVAKHLGFTMMTPIEELTEKQYNGLMYGTDDTLKFVMSSKNAEWSHNGQWEGLLPQTERLYRETKSEYRKEELEKFMRVLPCPECHGRRLKDHVLAVKINDKSIADVADLSIDDALVFFNTLPLTEKEEEIAKLILREINSRLSFLQQVGLGYLTLSRNAGSLSGGEAQRIRLATQIGSNLMGVLYILDEPSIGLHQRDNQKLIGTLQHLRDIGNTLIVVEHDEDTIRAADYVVDIGPGAGVHGGHVVAEGTPDQIAAAPESITGQYLSGRQVIPVPETRRPAKKFIRINGCTENNLKNIDAKIPMGTLTVVTGVSGSGKSTLIYDTLYQALMKEIYKSRVTPGSYKDLIFESEIDKVIVIDQSPIGRTPRSNPATYTKVFDDIRKLFAETKEAKLRGYDPGRFSFNLKGGRCEACSGDGVIKIEMNFLPDVYIECEECKGTRYNAETLEVKYKGKSISDVLNMSVDEALELFANVPNIRAKIETLADVGLGYIKLGQSSTTLSGGEAQRIKLTRELAKRATGKTVYLLDEPTTGLHFHDVKKLIGVLDSLVAKGNTVVVIEHNLDVIKCADYVIDLGPEGGNAGGKIIAEGTPEDVAKVKKSYTGQFLKKML from the coding sequence ATGAAAAACCTGACCATAAAGGGTGCCCGCCAGCACAATCTGCAAAATATCACCCTTGAACTCCCGCGTGACAAACTCGTCGTCGTCACCGGAGTTTCAGGATCCGGCAAATCCACCCTTGCCTTTGACACCATCTACGCCGAAGGCCAGCGGAGATATGTTGAATCCCTCTCATCCTACGCCCGCCAGTTCCTTGGCATCATGAACAAACCGGATGTTGACAGCATCGAAGGACTCTCCCCCGCAATATCCATCGAACAAAAAACCACCTCCAAAAATCCCCGGTCGACGGTTGGAACGGTCACTGAGATCTACGACTATCTGCGTCTCCTCTACGCAAGAGTTGGTGTTCCCTACTGCCCGAAACATCAGGTAAAAATTCAGTCGCGAACGCCTGAACAGATCGCAGACGCAATCACCGCAGAGTTTCCCGCAGGCTCGATGATTACTATCTTCGCGCCGATCATCCGCAAGAAAAAGGGAACCTACGAACAACTCTTCCGCGACCTCAATGCCGACGGGTTCACCAGAGTTCGGGTCGACGAAGAAATTTTCCGAACTGATGACGAGATCAAACTCGCCAGATACGTCATGCACAACATCGACATCGTGGTCGACCGGCTCGACCCTGCCGACCGCAGCCGGCTTGTCGAAGCAATCGAGTCAGCACTCAAACGTGCAGAAGACGGACTCGTCTACGCTGCCGGAGCTGAAGGACCGGACGCAGTTTACTCCGCAAGAATGGCGTGTCCAATCTGCGGCCTCTCCTTTGAAGAGCTTCAGCCCAGAATGTTCTCTTTCAACAGCCCATTCGGCGCATGCCCGACCTGTAACGGCCTTGGCATCCAGATGAAGTTCGACCCTGAACTGATCATCCCTGACAAAACCAAATCCATCGCTGACGGAGCGGTTGCAATTTACCGAAACTTCCTTGACGGCTACCGTGTCCAGTATCTGGACGCAGTAGCCAAACATCTCGGCTTCACCATGATGACCCCGATCGAGGAACTGACCGAGAAACAGTACAACGGTCTCATGTACGGAACAGACGACACCCTGAAGTTTGTCATGTCCTCGAAAAATGCCGAGTGGTCGCATAACGGCCAGTGGGAAGGACTGCTTCCCCAGACCGAACGGCTCTACCGCGAAACAAAGTCCGAGTACCGCAAAGAGGAACTCGAAAAGTTCATGCGTGTCCTTCCCTGTCCCGAGTGTCACGGCAGAAGACTCAAAGATCATGTGCTTGCCGTAAAGATCAATGACAAATCGATTGCCGACGTTGCCGACCTCTCGATCGATGACGCACTCGTGTTTTTCAACACTCTGCCCTTGACGGAAAAGGAGGAGGAGATCGCAAAGCTGATCCTTCGTGAGATCAACTCACGGCTCTCGTTCCTCCAGCAGGTCGGCCTCGGCTACCTGACGCTCTCCCGCAACGCTGGCAGTCTTTCCGGCGGCGAGGCACAGCGTATCCGTCTCGCGACCCAGATCGGATCGAATCTGATGGGTGTGCTCTACATTCTTGATGAGCCTTCGATTGGTCTTCACCAGCGTGACAACCAGAAGCTGATCGGAACCCTGCAACATCTCCGTGATATCGGCAACACGCTGATTGTGGTGGAGCATGATGAGGACACGATTCGTGCTGCCGATTATGTGGTGGATATCGGTCCCGGAGCCGGAGTTCACGGCGGTCACGTTGTGGCAGAAGGAACTCCTGACCAGATTGCAGCAGCGCCCGAATCGATCACCGGCCAGTATCTGTCAGGCAGACAGGTGATTCCGGTGCCGGAAACCCGAAGGCCTGCGAAAAAGTTCATCAGAATCAACGGGTGCACAGAAAACAATCTGAAAAATATCGATGCGAAAATTCCGATGGGAACCCTGACGGTTGTCACGGGAGTTTCCGGCTCCGGCAAGTCGACGCTGATTTACGACACGCTCTATCAGGCGCTGATGAAGGAGATCTATAAATCCCGCGTGACGCCCGGGAGTTACAAGGATCTGATCTTCGAGTCCGAGATCGATAAGGTGATTGTGATTGATCAGTCTCCGATCGGACGAACACCGAGATCGAATCCGGCAACTTACACGAAGGTGTTTGATGACATCCGTAAACTTTTCGCTGAGACGAAGGAGGCGAAGCTTCGCGGTTACGATCCGGGACGGTTTTCGTTCAATCTGAAAGGCGGACGATGCGAGGCATGTTCGGGCGACGGAGTTATCAAGATCGAGATGAATTTCCTGCCTGATGTTTACATCGAGTGCGAGGAGTGTAAGGGAACCCGCTACAATGCAGAGACGCTTGAGGTGAAGTACAAGGGCAAGTCGATCTCCGATGTGCTGAACATGAGTGTGGACGAGGCGTTGGAGCTGTTTGCGAATGTGCCAAACATTCGTGCAAAAATTGAGACGCTGGCTGATGTTGGTCTCGGCTACATTAAGCTCGGTCAGAGTTCGACGACTTTGTCAGGGGGCGAGGCACAGAGAATCAAGCTGACGAGGGAACTTGCGAAGCGTGCGACCGGAAAGACGGTGTATCTCTTGGATGAGCCGACTACCGGTCTGCACTTCCATGATGTGAAGAAGCTGATCGGTGTTCTTGACAGTCTTGTTGCGAAGGGCAATACGGTTGTGGTGATCGAGCATAATCTGGATGTGATCAAGTGTGCGGATTATGTTATCGATCTTGGACCGGAGGGCGGTAATGCGGGCGGAAAGATCATTGCGGAGGGAACGCCTGAGGATGTGGCGAAGGTGAAGAAGAGTTATACCGGACAGTTTTTGAAAAAGATGCTGTGA
- a CDS encoding DUF5806 family protein — MDSDPYPTIPDEEDRTEEINKYQKFKKVDGATYRKVNVFLRKRTYITAREWAIARLCSDFKTPYGAEMTFIGQHLPELVPFMEEPYSPQAVNQARNAFKRKVRKSGATFFYGAMCGFFTLDELDDILFESSEIARFLLEIEGTSLSIDDELDIEDKITEIMRKLGESANVLLNSRKGSTVDEDEDDDDDDDDEE; from the coding sequence ATGGACTCTGACCCGTACCCGACTATCCCTGATGAAGAAGACCGGACAGAAGAGATCAACAAATATCAGAAATTCAAAAAAGTTGACGGAGCCACCTACCGCAAAGTCAACGTATTCCTTCGCAAACGCACCTACATCACCGCACGCGAATGGGCAATCGCCCGCCTCTGCTCAGACTTCAAAACACCCTACGGCGCAGAAATGACCTTCATCGGCCAGCACCTCCCCGAACTCGTCCCCTTCATGGAGGAACCCTACAGCCCGCAGGCAGTCAACCAGGCAAGAAACGCATTCAAACGAAAGGTACGAAAATCCGGAGCAACCTTCTTCTATGGAGCCATGTGCGGATTCTTCACCCTCGACGAACTCGACGACATCCTCTTTGAATCCAGCGAGATCGCCAGATTCCTGCTCGAGATCGAAGGAACCTCACTCTCCATCGACGACGAACTCGACATCGAAGACAAAATCACCGAGATCATGCGAAAACTCGGTGAGTCTGCAAACGTCCTCCTCAACAGCCGCAAAGGATCAACCGTCGACGAAGACGAAGACGATGATGATGACGACGACGATGAAGAATAA
- a CDS encoding ferredoxin domain-containing protein, protein MEFSSALTTAAELMAISARTAPKGKGSDVIEIKILKHDQLEALAVEMESIAATTGMKFFLRDAGNIRNSETCLVIGADGFSTLGLNCGACGHATCAEMKSAIAIAPTDTLFKGPVCAIRSSDLGIAVGSAVKTASILNVDNRIMYSAGCAALALGHLPHSTIAYAIPLSVTGKSPYFDR, encoded by the coding sequence ATGGAATTTTCTTCAGCACTCACAACCGCTGCAGAACTCATGGCAATATCTGCACGGACAGCCCCCAAAGGCAAAGGCTCTGACGTCATCGAAATAAAAATTCTCAAACATGATCAGCTTGAAGCCCTCGCCGTTGAAATGGAATCAATCGCAGCAACAACCGGCATGAAATTTTTTCTCCGTGATGCTGGAAACATTCGGAACAGCGAAACCTGTCTCGTGATCGGTGCGGACGGATTTTCCACGCTCGGTCTCAACTGCGGAGCATGCGGTCACGCAACCTGTGCGGAAATGAAATCTGCTATAGCCATCGCACCAACCGACACCCTCTTCAAAGGTCCGGTCTGTGCCATCAGATCATCCGACCTCGGTATAGCCGTAGGCTCTGCGGTCAAAACCGCATCAATCCTCAACGTCGACAACCGCATCATGTACTCTGCAGGTTGTGCGGCTCTTGCCCTCGGCCATCTCCCCCACTCAACGATTGCGTATGCAATTCCCCTCTCGGTCACGGGGAAAAGTCCGTACTTTGATCGGTGA
- the glmM gene encoding phosphoglucosamine mutase, which yields MALAKLEKQYFGTNGVRGVTGIDMTPTLALEIAEAFGTMLGPGKTVGLGRDTRTSGPALAAAVRAGLLTCGCNVIDFDIVPTPCLQYLVLDHHLDGGVMITASHNPPEYNGIKIVEADGTEMGDERTIQLEQTMIHKQFVAAPWNKLGSLSVEPDARELYISAIVSQFPKDCGRGITIAVDPGNGPAGATTPEILRRLGCTVHVINEPFDGNFPGRLPEPTAEGLKELSELVVKTGAAFGVSHDGDADRAIFVDEHGVFMDGNITFGLVASYFCRKNPGGVVVTPVSTSGVVEAVAKTCGCSTSYTVVGSIYAARTMRALIEEGQPVIIGGEGNGGIIYPNHQFCRDGAMTAATMLDLVAERKQPLSSLITELPVFTMYQEKRKTKRAAEITEHMKKYFANCPIDSRDGIRITRGGAWALIRPSGTEPLVRVYTESKDPVEAKQLMDEILGEISGYLE from the coding sequence ATGGCACTCGCAAAACTCGAAAAACAGTACTTCGGCACTAACGGCGTCCGCGGCGTAACCGGAATCGACATGACCCCGACGCTCGCACTCGAAATCGCAGAAGCGTTTGGCACCATGCTTGGCCCCGGAAAAACCGTCGGCCTCGGCCGTGACACCCGCACCTCAGGACCTGCACTCGCCGCAGCAGTTCGGGCAGGCCTTCTCACCTGCGGCTGCAATGTCATCGACTTTGACATCGTCCCAACGCCTTGCCTCCAGTACCTCGTCCTCGACCACCACCTCGACGGAGGCGTCATGATAACAGCCTCCCACAACCCGCCCGAGTACAACGGCATCAAAATCGTCGAAGCTGACGGCACCGAGATGGGCGACGAGCGAACCATCCAGCTTGAACAGACCATGATTCACAAACAGTTCGTTGCCGCGCCCTGGAATAAACTCGGCTCACTCTCGGTCGAACCTGACGCACGTGAACTCTATATTAGTGCAATTGTCTCCCAGTTCCCCAAAGACTGCGGACGAGGCATCACCATTGCTGTTGATCCCGGAAACGGACCGGCAGGCGCAACCACTCCGGAAATTCTCCGAAGACTCGGCTGCACCGTTCACGTCATCAACGAACCCTTCGACGGAAACTTTCCGGGACGGCTGCCCGAACCAACCGCCGAAGGACTCAAGGAACTCTCAGAACTTGTGGTCAAAACAGGAGCCGCGTTTGGCGTCTCCCATGACGGAGACGCGGATCGCGCCATCTTCGTTGATGAACACGGCGTCTTCATGGACGGAAACATCACGTTCGGTCTTGTTGCCTCCTACTTCTGCCGAAAAAATCCAGGGGGCGTTGTCGTCACTCCGGTCAGCACCTCAGGCGTCGTCGAAGCAGTCGCAAAAACCTGCGGCTGTAGTACCAGCTATACGGTTGTCGGCAGCATTTACGCAGCGCGTACCATGCGTGCACTCATCGAAGAGGGACAGCCGGTCATCATCGGCGGCGAAGGAAACGGCGGTATCATCTATCCGAACCATCAGTTCTGTCGTGATGGCGCAATGACTGCGGCAACGATGCTTGACCTTGTTGCCGAACGAAAACAGCCGCTCTCATCACTCATCACAGAGCTGCCGGTCTTCACGATGTATCAGGAGAAAAGAAAAACCAAACGTGCCGCAGAGATAACTGAACACATGAAAAAATACTTCGCAAACTGTCCGATTGACTCACGCGACGGCATCCGCATTACCCGCGGCGGCGCATGGGCATTGATTCGTCCGTCAGGAACCGAACCACTCGTTCGCGTCTATACCGAGTCCAAAGATCCTGTGGAAGCAAAGCAGCTCATGGATGAAATACTTGGAGAGATCTCCGGTTATCTCGAATAA
- the truD gene encoding tRNA pseudouridine(13) synthase TruD, whose translation MKPSAYPLEQSLGMNYYATDAKGIGGVLRNSPEDFIVEELPVKFTGTGPYLIVKLTKRSWEHQHTMREITKRLGISPKRLAWGGTKDRNAVTTQYISLYDVTEEDLAKVAIKDITLEPITRHQFSLGLGSLEGNRFTITLRGCEAEDLTARVESITKDILESGIPNYYGIQRFGALKPVTHRVGLHILRGEYEEAVKMYVGDVFPRESDEVKAARRAFAETGDAKAALHDLPVQLSYERIMLDSLMKQPGDYGRALQAMPPKLLSMFVSAYQSWLFNSALSARCARGVPLEDAAVGEHLIFTNDRIDTVTEKNIATARQHMKRGRCAVAAWMPGSTLPVTPGPMEEEMFSLMKADGVTMQSFADAAAFTGTNFDGAHRKITLRTEIEYSVAGSDVTLMFTLPPGHYATTVCREYMQGSPEQMV comes from the coding sequence ATGAAACCATCCGCCTACCCACTCGAACAGTCCCTCGGCATGAATTATTACGCAACCGACGCCAAAGGCATCGGCGGCGTTCTCAGAAACAGCCCCGAAGACTTCATCGTCGAAGAACTGCCGGTCAAATTTACCGGCACCGGCCCCTACCTCATCGTAAAACTTACCAAACGATCCTGGGAACACCAGCATACCATGCGGGAGATCACCAAACGCCTCGGGATCAGTCCGAAGCGGCTTGCATGGGGAGGGACCAAAGACCGCAACGCAGTCACCACCCAGTACATCTCCCTTTATGACGTCACCGAAGAAGACCTCGCCAAAGTTGCCATCAAAGACATCACGCTTGAACCAATCACCCGTCATCAGTTCTCCCTCGGCCTTGGCAGTCTTGAAGGAAACCGCTTCACCATAACCCTTCGCGGCTGCGAAGCAGAAGACCTCACCGCCCGCGTTGAATCGATCACCAAAGACATCCTTGAGTCCGGCATCCCCAACTACTATGGAATCCAGCGATTCGGCGCACTAAAGCCGGTCACCCACCGCGTCGGCCTCCACATTCTCCGCGGCGAGTACGAGGAAGCGGTGAAAATGTACGTCGGCGACGTGTTCCCGCGAGAGTCCGACGAAGTCAAAGCCGCACGGCGTGCCTTCGCCGAGACCGGCGATGCAAAAGCAGCTCTTCATGACCTTCCGGTCCAGCTCTCCTACGAACGCATCATGCTTGACTCGCTCATGAAGCAGCCGGGCGACTACGGCCGTGCACTTCAGGCGATGCCGCCCAAACTTCTCTCGATGTTTGTCTCCGCGTACCAGTCCTGGCTCTTCAACTCTGCACTCTCAGCCCGTTGTGCGAGAGGCGTGCCCCTCGAAGACGCGGCGGTAGGCGAACATCTCATCTTCACCAACGACCGCATCGATACCGTGACTGAGAAAAATATCGCAACCGCCCGTCAGCATATGAAACGCGGACGGTGTGCGGTCGCCGCATGGATGCCGGGCTCAACACTTCCCGTGACTCCGGGACCAATGGAAGAAGAAATGTTTTCGCTGATGAAAGCAGATGGCGTCACGATGCAGAGTTTTGCCGACGCTGCTGCATTTACCGGAACAAACTTCGACGGAGCTCACAGAAAAATTACGCTCCGCACCGAGATCGAGTACTCGGTCGCAGGAAGTGATGTCACGCTGATGTTTACGCTTCCGCCCGGCCATTATGCAACAACCGTCTGCCGCGAGTACATGCAGGGCTCGCCTGAACAGATGGTCTGA
- a CDS encoding virulence RhuM family protein produces the protein MTKNLYLTSSTAEYLIFSLHNEADGIEVRYENGTLWLTQKAISQLFDVSKSTLSEHLTLIYQNGELLEDRTTRNFRVVQTEGDRQVTRDIIHYNLDAVISVGYRVNSVRATQFRRWATGVLKQYTIKGYIIDKKRMENGGLLGEDYFEELLEEIREIRISERRFYQKITDLYATAIDYDKDSTLTKQFFAKVQNAMHYAVTQKTAPEIIYTRASAEKPCMGLTSWKNSPDGKILKSDVIIAKNYLNTEELSDLSRIVSAFLDLAEARAKKRIPMTMQDWAERIDKFLLADDRNILKNSGTISAEIAKEHAESEYEKYRITQDKLYKSDFDLLMEQEEKYHR, from the coding sequence ATGACAAAAAATCTCTACCTCACCAGCAGTACCGCCGAGTACCTCATCTTCTCTCTCCACAATGAAGCCGACGGCATCGAAGTCCGCTACGAAAACGGAACACTCTGGCTCACGCAGAAAGCAATTTCACAGCTATTCGACGTCAGTAAATCTACCCTCAGCGAACATCTGACCCTCATCTACCAAAACGGCGAGCTGCTCGAAGATCGAACTACTCGAAATTTTCGAGTAGTTCAAACCGAGGGGGATCGTCAGGTAACCCGGGACATCATTCATTATAATTTGGACGCCGTCATCTCTGTTGGTTACCGCGTAAACTCTGTGCGGGCAACCCAGTTCCGCCGCTGGGCGACAGGAGTCCTCAAACAATACACCATCAAAGGCTACATCATCGACAAAAAACGCATGGAGAATGGAGGACTCCTTGGCGAAGACTACTTCGAAGAACTTCTCGAAGAGATCCGGGAAATCCGTATCAGCGAGCGAAGATTCTACCAAAAGATCACTGACCTCTACGCGACTGCAATCGATTATGACAAAGACTCAACCCTTACCAAACAGTTTTTCGCCAAAGTACAAAACGCCATGCACTACGCAGTAACCCAAAAGACCGCCCCTGAAATAATTTATACCCGTGCTTCGGCTGAAAAACCATGTATGGGACTGACCTCATGGAAAAACTCGCCTGATGGAAAAATTCTCAAAAGCGATGTCATTATTGCCAAAAATTATCTCAACACAGAAGAGCTCAGCGACCTGTCACGGATTGTCAGTGCATTCCTTGACCTCGCCGAAGCCAGAGCAAAAAAACGCATACCCATGACCATGCAGGACTGGGCGGAACGGATCGATAAATTTCTCCTTGCAGATGATCGAAACATCCTGAAAAATTCAGGAACCATCTCCGCAGAGATTGCAAAAGAACACGCCGAGTCTGAGTACGAAAAGTATCGCATCACGCAGGACAAACTCTACAAATCAGACTTCGACCTCCTCATGGAACAAGAGGAAAAGTATCATAGATAA
- a CDS encoding TIGR00296 family protein, whose amino-acid sequence MNLLTDEDGELALSRARTLVEGVVKRKPVEEIAYPPAFSAKRGVFVTLSEFGDLRGCIGIPYPVMPLSEALEDAAVSAAVRDPRFRPVSPAELADISIEVTVLTPPEALICSPAERPDHVEVGRHGLIAKAGSRSGLLLPQVATEYGWTPAEFLSQTCIKAGLPQSAWRESSCNIFLFEGQIFREK is encoded by the coding sequence ATGAACCTGCTAACTGACGAGGACGGAGAGCTCGCCCTTTCCCGGGCAAGAACGCTTGTCGAGGGGGTTGTGAAGCGAAAACCGGTGGAAGAGATTGCATACCCTCCGGCATTTTCAGCAAAGCGCGGAGTGTTTGTAACGCTGAGTGAGTTCGGCGATCTTCGAGGGTGCATTGGGATTCCTTATCCTGTGATGCCGCTCTCCGAAGCTCTGGAGGATGCGGCGGTTTCTGCAGCCGTCCGGGACCCAAGGTTCCGGCCGGTCTCGCCAGCAGAGCTTGCAGATATCAGCATCGAAGTAACTGTGCTGACACCGCCCGAAGCTTTGATCTGTAGTCCTGCTGAGCGTCCCGACCATGTGGAGGTCGGACGTCACGGACTGATTGCAAAAGCCGGCAGCAGAAGCGGACTTCTTCTGCCGCAGGTTGCAACCGAGTACGGCTGGACGCCGGCAGAGTTTCTCAGCCAGACCTGCATCAAGGCCGGCCTTCCGCAGTCGGCATGGCGTGAGAGCTCGTGCAATATATTTTTGTTTGAAGGCCAGATATTTCGTGAAAAGTAA
- the pth2 gene encoding peptidyl-tRNA hydrolase Pth2, with protein sequence MTGGEEVFKYKQCLILRTDLKLSCGKMCAQAAHASIGAFEKASLLDKKAWMREGQKKVALKAVSERALYELKATAEIQGLPVSLIIDAGYTEIPPGTVTALGIGPAKAELIDKITGGLPLL encoded by the coding sequence ATGACCGGCGGCGAAGAAGTCTTCAAATACAAACAATGCCTCATCCTCAGAACCGACCTCAAACTCAGCTGCGGCAAAATGTGTGCCCAGGCAGCCCATGCCTCAATAGGAGCCTTTGAAAAAGCCTCACTCCTTGACAAAAAAGCATGGATGCGGGAAGGCCAGAAAAAAGTAGCACTCAAAGCGGTGAGTGAACGGGCACTCTACGAACTCAAAGCAACCGCTGAAATACAGGGACTCCCCGTCTCCTTAATCATCGACGCAGGCTACACCGAAATACCGCCCGGAACCGTCACCGCTCTTGGCATCGGCCCTGCCAAAGCTGAACTCATCGACAAAATCACCGGCGGTCTCCCGCTTCTCTAA
- the xerA gene encoding site-specific tyrosine recombinase/integron integrase — translation MAPPKRTFSIWIPRYLSSIETKNYSENTIEAYGRVLKLFARYKTYLLDHDGEIPENLAALLNSGMGADIDADAYEISDFFTIIRNERHLSPASLHQYDSALSSFYRHLISQNIVDANPMDRVERPKIKDRELKYLRHKEVMTFIASLENPRDALLIRTIYATGMRVSELCGLRAEHINFDEQTIRVRGKGGKIRIVFCDPDTLAMIREHLGERIEGPVFLGNRGAAISPRTVQHIFNLYAPAGITPHKIRHSYASELYKRSHNLRVVQENLGHNSIQTTEIYIHTDLDERRKAYQNYFPLASGGE, via the coding sequence ATGGCCCCGCCAAAACGAACCTTCAGCATCTGGATACCTCGTTACCTCAGCAGCATCGAAACCAAAAACTACTCTGAGAATACCATAGAAGCCTACGGTCGCGTCCTCAAACTCTTCGCCCGTTACAAAACCTACCTCCTCGACCATGACGGAGAAATCCCGGAAAACCTCGCCGCACTTTTGAACAGCGGCATGGGTGCTGACATCGACGCTGACGCCTACGAAATCAGCGACTTTTTCACCATCATCCGCAACGAACGCCACCTCAGCCCGGCAAGCCTGCACCAGTACGACTCAGCCCTCAGCTCCTTCTACCGTCACTTAATCTCCCAGAACATCGTTGACGCAAACCCCATGGATCGCGTCGAACGGCCCAAAATCAAAGACCGCGAACTCAAATATCTCCGGCATAAAGAAGTCATGACCTTCATCGCCTCCCTTGAAAATCCCCGCGACGCACTCTTAATCAGAACCATCTACGCAACCGGCATGCGTGTCTCCGAACTTTGCGGCCTTCGTGCCGAACACATCAACTTCGACGAACAGACCATCCGCGTCAGAGGTAAGGGCGGCAAAATCAGAATCGTCTTCTGCGACCCTGACACCCTTGCAATGATCAGAGAACATCTGGGCGAAAGAATCGAAGGCCCGGTATTTCTCGGCAACCGCGGGGCTGCAATCTCTCCCCGCACCGTTCAGCACATCTTCAACCTCTACGCTCCCGCAGGCATAACGCCGCACAAAATCCGGCACAGTTACGCCAGCGAACTCTACAAACGATCTCATAACCTCCGTGTCGTTCAGGAAAACCTCGGCCACAACTCCATTCAGACCACCGAAATATACATCCACACCGACCTTGACGAACGCAGAAAAGCATACCAGAACTACTTCCCACTCGCCTCGGGTGGAGAGTAA
- a CDS encoding TIGR00269 family protein — protein MAVCDLCASKAVWRDPASGAVLCGDHFSAWYEEGVRDAIEKYAMIPSGSRVAVGLSGGKDSTVLLTVLAKLNLDAEFVAITVDEGIANYRDDTISAAVSLVKRLGVEHRIVSFVDVCGKTLDDLLVSAPERACSVCGTLRRRALNAAARDAGASLIATGHCMDDEAQSVLMNYLRGDIRRVAENYHTNAGDLFIPRIKPLCRCTERATVAYGIVNRLLTPLPECPYTKYALRADVRTELGILEHKYPGTLFNIVSGQERLIAKLGTAQGEVTEMGVCERCGEPTQNRLCAACTLIEKLEHLE, from the coding sequence GTGGCGGTCTGTGATCTCTGCGCATCAAAGGCTGTCTGGCGTGATCCTGCGAGCGGAGCGGTTTTGTGCGGGGATCATTTTTCGGCATGGTATGAAGAGGGCGTTCGGGATGCGATTGAAAAGTATGCGATGATCCCTTCCGGTTCCCGGGTGGCGGTCGGGCTTTCGGGCGGGAAGGATAGTACTGTTCTTCTGACTGTTCTTGCAAAGCTGAATCTTGATGCAGAGTTTGTGGCGATTACGGTGGATGAGGGGATTGCGAATTATCGCGATGATACGATTTCGGCAGCCGTTTCACTGGTGAAGCGGCTTGGTGTTGAGCACCGGATTGTTTCGTTTGTTGATGTCTGTGGAAAAACGCTGGATGATCTTTTAGTGTCTGCGCCGGAACGGGCATGTTCGGTCTGCGGGACGCTTCGGCGGCGGGCGTTGAATGCTGCTGCCCGCGATGCGGGGGCGAGTCTGATTGCGACCGGCCACTGTATGGATGATGAGGCGCAGTCTGTTCTGATGAATTATCTGCGTGGTGATATCAGGAGAGTTGCTGAGAATTATCATACGAATGCAGGCGATCTGTTTATTCCAAGAATCAAGCCGCTCTGCCGCTGCACGGAACGGGCGACGGTTGCTTACGGGATTGTGAATCGTTTGCTTACACCTTTGCCTGAGTGTCCGTACACAAAGTATGCCCTCCGGGCTGATGTGCGGACCGAACTCGGCATTCTGGAGCATAAGTATCCGGGAACTCTATTTAATATTGTGTCAGGTCAGGAGAGACTGATTGCAAAACTCGGGACTGCACAGGGCGAGGTGACGGAGATGGGTGTCTGCGAGCGATGCGGCGAGCCGACGCAGAACAGGTTGTGTGCGGCGTGTACGCTGATTGAGAAGCTGGAACATTTGGAATAA